The Arachis duranensis cultivar V14167 chromosome 9, aradu.V14167.gnm2.J7QH, whole genome shotgun sequence genomic sequence TCGGGTGCATCGAGTATTTTGGAGTTATTATCCCTGCATTAGAGCATTCCGACATTGTAAGCCAATGGTACAGGTGGATGGGACTCACTTGTACGGAAAGTATAAGAGTTGTCTGTTAGTGGTAGTTTCACAGAATGGCAACAACAATATCATCCCAATTGCATTTGCTCTTGTGGAGGGAGAGACTTCTGATGCGTGGCACTTTTTCCTTAGTAACCTGCGGCAACATGTTGTCACTCGGGATGGTGTGGGGCTGATATCCGACCGATATGAATCCATCAATGCAACTGTGGCACGCAGTAATGGACTTTGGTCACCTCCCAGAGCTTTTCACATGTTTTGCATAAGGCATATAGAGTCGAATTTTCTGAGAAAGTTCAAGGCACCGTACCTACGAAAACTGGTTGTCAATATAGGTAACGTTGAGTAATTCTAAGTTCGTTGCTAACAGAGTTACCTTGAACAAGTGCTTGTAATCCatttttttgcaattgttttttgTTATCGTAAAGGTTATTCGCAAACAGTACACGAGTACGAAGTGCGTTACCAGCGTTTTACGAGAACGGGATAAGACTTACACTAACTGGTTAAACCGAATTTTCCACAAACAGTATGCGTTGGCATTTGATGATGGCTACCGATGGGGCCACATGACGACGAACCTAGTGGAGCGCGTTAACTCAATGTTGAAGGGTGCACGCAATCTTCCCATCACTGCTCTTGTCAAGGCAACATTCTACAGGCTTAACGAGTTGTTTACCCAAAAAAGAGCCGAGGCAAAAGCATGGATTAATGCTGCCATGTTTTTTTTGGGCTCGTGACCTCAAAGTTGCATGCAAACCAGCTAGCTTCAAGAAACATCCAGGTCAGTTGTTTCGACTGGCAGAATAAGGTCTTTGAGGTGCGTGAGATGCCAAGTGGACTGTAATATGTCGTCGACCTCCGTCGACAAAGATGTGACTGTGGAGAGTTCCAGGTGGACCGGATTCCTTGTCGACATGTGTTTGTATGTTGTGCAAATCAACGATTGGATTGGCAAGCCTATGTTTATGATGTGTATAAGATGGACCAATTTTGGCGGGTGTACCGAACTAGGTTTAGGCCACTGGAGAATCCTACTACATGGCCCGCTTACAATGGACCTCGATTCATACCGAATCCGTTCCTGAAATGCATTATCAAAGGTCGCCCCAAGATGACGCGCTTCTTGAATGAGATGGATACGCAAATGTTACGTTGTCCCGGGCGATGTACGCAATGTGGGGCTGAGGGACACAGTCGTAGTAGATGCCGTCAGACAGCTGGTGCAAATACCGACGGAGATGCTTAGTAGATTCATACGTTATGATATTTGAAACTTTGTATCCTATGACAATCTACCCTGTGACAAATGCGAATTTATGTATTATCCAAACATTCCTCCATATTATGATATTTGAAACATTATGTTATGATATCTGAAACATTATAACTATAGCAACTAGTCCATGAGATAGATAGTAATTATACATAAAACAGCtaattaatacataaaaaacTTGAAACAGTTAATTAATACATAAAGAAGTTTACTGATAAATACAAAATGTTAACTACACAACAACTACTTTCTTATTGTCCACTTTA encodes the following:
- the LOC127741515 gene encoding uncharacterized protein LOC127741515 translates to MPAYQGDDLAIVIRVHRVFWSYYPCIRAFRHCKPMVQVDGTHLYGKYKSCLLVVVSQNGNNNIIPIAFALVEGETSDAWHFFLSNLRQHVVTRDGVGLISDRYESINATVARSNGLWSPPRAFHMFCIRHIESNFLRKFKAPYLRKLVIRKQYTSTKCVTSVLRERDKTYTNWLNRIFHKQYALAFDDGYRWGHMTTNLVERVNSMLKGARNLPITALVKATFYRLNELFTQKRAEAKAWINAAMFFLGS